From the Candidatus Poribacteria bacterium genome, one window contains:
- a CDS encoding carotenoid 1,2-hydratase, which yields MQRIQLKCAIPRSIFHLWAIILLVIVSINFAEAQRNSTSVSDTLRSKADERFARVLEPMTFQFPRDHGPHPEYQIEWWYYTGNLHTDDGKAFGYQLTFFRFALTPQMPERTSHFATNQVYMAHFAVTDAANNEYFCFERRSRGAGGLAGATGDPTYKVWLEDWSATETESGVMRLHVPSTSNSIEMEPQIGLSLDLRQTRPPILQGDRGFSQKGPEPGNATYYYSLVGLETTGEVTVNGETVTVSGISWMDHEFGTSFLGEGFVGWDWFSLQLADSTTLMLYCLRRPDQSCDPQTFEGTLIYPDGRQLRIGTKDFTLTPTHQWKSPESRATYPSDWQITFPELNIALQVEPLIPNQEFRASFTYWEGAVRVRGQIDGAAVSGHGYVELTGYER from the coding sequence ATGCAACGAATTCAATTAAAGTGCGCCATACCACGCTCTATTTTCCATCTGTGGGCTATAATTCTGTTGGTAATTGTAAGCATCAATTTCGCGGAGGCACAGCGAAATTCCACCAGCGTCAGTGATACGTTGCGCAGCAAAGCCGATGAGCGATTCGCCCGTGTGCTTGAGCCAATGACGTTCCAGTTCCCACGCGATCATGGGCCGCATCCAGAGTATCAAATCGAGTGGTGGTATTATACCGGCAACCTGCACACCGACGATGGGAAGGCTTTCGGTTATCAGTTAACCTTTTTCCGTTTTGCGCTGACGCCCCAAATGCCAGAGCGGACTTCACATTTCGCCACGAATCAAGTTTATATGGCGCATTTTGCCGTTACGGACGCGGCGAACAACGAATATTTCTGCTTTGAGCGTAGGAGTCGGGGGGCAGGTGGATTGGCAGGAGCAACGGGAGATCCAACCTACAAAGTCTGGCTGGAGGATTGGTCGGCTACGGAAACGGAGTCGGGGGTGATGCGCCTGCATGTCCCTTCAACCTCCAATTCTATCGAGATGGAACCGCAGATAGGACTATCCCTCGACTTGCGGCAGACGCGTCCACCGATACTGCAAGGAGATCGCGGCTTCAGCCAAAAGGGACCCGAACCGGGCAATGCGACCTACTACTATAGTCTCGTTGGGTTAGAAACTACCGGCGAGGTCACAGTCAACGGCGAAACAGTAACTGTCAGTGGGATTAGCTGGATGGATCACGAGTTCGGCACCAGTTTCCTCGGCGAAGGGTTCGTGGGGTGGGACTGGTTCAGCTTACAGTTAGCAGATAGCACGACACTGATGCTATACTGCCTGCGCCGGCCAGACCAATCATGCGACCCACAAACGTTTGAAGGCACCTTAATCTATCCCGATGGACGGCAGCTGCGCATCGGGACGAAAGATTTTACGCTGACCCCTACCCATCAGTGGAAAAGTCCGGAAAGCCGTGCTACCTATCCCTCCGATTGGCAAATAACCTTTCCAGAGTTAAACATCGCCCTTCAGGTTGAACCGCTTATCCCGAATCAAGAGTTTCGTGCAAGTTTTACATATTGGGAAGGTGCCGTGCGGGTGCGCGGACAGATCGACGGGGCAGCAGTCAGCGGTCATGGATATGTTGAACTGACCGGCTATGAGAGATAG